A genomic window from Salvelinus namaycush isolate Seneca chromosome 5, SaNama_1.0, whole genome shotgun sequence includes:
- the LOC120046989 gene encoding matrix metalloproteinase-17-like: MKEAAWSFLLLCACTQTVSVAGVQGSTVAPTDTTASTSAPVTPTDDQSTGLVDWLTRYGYLPPSDPSTGQLQAWTAVTHAVRAMQRFAGLEDTGVADEETLALMRAPRCSLPDEGEEPKPLANQLQEGQSLRRKRAVTTWTRRNINWRLRSYPTSSSLSRETIRSLVFYALRVWADPTPLEFHEVGGSEGADMQVDFLHGFHGDGYPFDGAGGAVGHAFFPSDPARAGGVHLDAEEEWAFRQPASEGTDLFTVLVHEFGHALGLSHSSARRSVMRPYYQSPVGDPLHYRLGPHDLEHITRLYGNRNHLMVTDVPRLAPEPQLRHRDRHGHRHRHRHSVDRCNTSFDAVANIRGETFFFKGLSMWRVSTGGLVSGRGASVRRLWGGLPPNLPPLQAVLERHSDHAIIFITGSIYLFKGDSYWKFPYPASVPEVGYPRSLATDWLDCPHPSAPVLDDFSRSLSPPTGRQELRERGKEERGREERGGQSGHGLDRDTDTDREGLQHWPCTCLNGAKVSSVSMTSFICALLLTLLSLITVWC, translated from the exons ATGAAGGAAGCAGCGTGGAGTTTTCTCCTGCTGTGCGCGTGCACGCAAACCGTGTCCGTGGCCGGGGTCCAAGGCTCGACAGTTGCCCCAACGGACACAACAGCATCCACCTCTGCTCCTGTTACCCCCACTGACGACCAAAGCACAGGACTGGTG GATTGGCTGACCAGGTATGGCTACCTCCCGCCCTCAGACCCCTCTACTGGACAGCTACAGGCCTGGACAGCTGTCACTCATGCTGTTAGAGCCATGCAGAGGTTCGCAGGCCTCGAGGATACAGGAGTTGCAG aTGAGGAGACACTGGCTCTGATGCGAGCCCCACGATGTTCACTgccagatgaaggggaggagccaAAACCACTGGCCAATCAGCTCCAGGAGGGGCAGAGCCTGAGGAGAAAGAGGGCTGTGACCACATGGACACGAAGGAACATCAACTGGAG GTTGCGTTCAtaccccacctcctcctccctctcccgtGAGACGATTCGCTCCCTGGTGTTTTACGCCCTGAGGGTGTGGGCGGACCCAACCCCACTGGAGTTCCACGAG GTGGGAGGCTCAGAAGGGGCAGACATGCAGGTGGACTTCCtccatggtttccatggtgaTGGATACCCCTTCGATGGGGCAGGGGGAGCTGTTGGCCACGCCTTTTTCCCCTCTGACCCTGCTAGAGCGGGCGGAGTACACCTGGATGCTGAGGAGGAGTGGGCGTTCCGCCAGCCAG CCTCTGAGGGTACTGACCTGTTCACGGTCCTGGTGCATGAGTTTGGCCATGCCCTGGGTTTGTCCCACTCGTCTGCCAGGCGTTCTGTGATGAGACCCTACTACCAGAGCCCCGTAGGAGATCCTCTACACTACCGCCTGGGGCCCCACGATCTGGAGCACATCACCAGGCTCTAcg GTAATAGAAATCATCTCATGGTCACAGACGTTCCCCGGTTGGCTCCTGAACCTCAGCTGCGGCATCGCGACAGGCACGGACACCGACACAGACACAG ACATTCTGTAGACCGCTGTAACACTAGCTTTGATGCAGTGGCCAACATTAGGGGAGAGACGTTCTTCTTTAAAG GGCTGAGTATGTGGCGGGTCAGTACTGGGGGGCTGGTGTCGGGCCGGGGGGCCTCGGTGAGGAGGCTGTGGGGGGGTCTGCCCCCTAACCTGCCCCCTCTGCAGGCTGTGTTGGAGAGACACTCGGACCACGCCATCATCTTCATCACTG GCTCCATCTACCTCTTCAAAGGAGATTCATATTGGAAGTTCCCCTACCCAGCCTCTGTCCCAGAGGTAGGATACCCTCGATCCCTGGCCACCGATTGGTTGGACTGCCCTCACCCCTCAGCACCTGTCCTAGACgacttctctcgctctctgtctccccctactGGACGGCAGGAGCTCcgtgagagggggaaggaggagagggggagagaagagaggggtggcCAGAGCGGCCATGGCctagacagagacacagacacagacagagagggactgCAGCACTGGCCCTGCACTTGCCTGAATGGAGCAAAAGTTAGCAGCGTGAGCATGACTTCGTTCATATGTGCCCTGCTGTTGACTCTCCTCTCCCTGATAACTGTGTGGTGTTAG
- the LOC120048114 gene encoding saxitoxin and tetrodotoxin-binding protein 2, which yields MCVLYLASLLALLSVGTAVPAPKDCGHLVKLLASEDQHTIFGKWIFIEGFSDHEMFNAILRKTNSSWIEILPTSHTETVLLNQGNLIDGKCLDSSANMTFSKNIFQISQNNVTSTGHLLLSCPDCLVMDFNTTMGEVHIRCLYIFGKTRTLLEAELKQFREQAECLQYPQPAQYSYDGVTEFCTEKKESSHIVESQDEKDGSQ from the exons ATGTGTGTCCTCTACTTGGCCTCTCTCCTTGCTCTGTTGTCAGTGGGAACAGCAGTACCGGCACCAAAGGATTGTGGACATCTGGTGAAACTGCTCGCATCGGAAGACCAACATACT ATCTTTGGGAAGTGGATCTTCATCGAGGGTTTCTCGGACCATGAGATGTTCAACGCAATACTGAGAAAGACCAACAGCTCATGGATTGAAATCCTTCCCACTTCACACACCGAGACGGTCCTTTTGAACCAGGGAAACTTGAT TGATGGAAAATGTCTTGACTCCTCTGCCAACATGACCTTTTCCAAAAACATTTTTCAAATCTCAC AGAATAATGTAACTTCCACTGGACACCTCCTACTATCCTGCCCTGACTGTCTCGTCATGGACTTCAATACCACCATGGGCGAAGTGCATATCCGATGTCTCTATATCtttg GGAAGACCAGGACACTGCTGGAGGCAGAGTTGAAACAGTTCCGGGAGCAAGCAGAATGCCTCCAGTATCCTCAGCCTGCACAGTATTCCTATGATGGAGTTACAG agTTTTGCACTGAGAAAAAGGAGAGCTCACACATTGTTGAGTCACAAGATGAAAAGGATGGTTCACAGTGA